The DNA window TTCTCGCTGGTCAGATCCGGCAGATAGCGGCGCCGCCCGTAGATGGTGGAGGTGAAGCCGTCCTTCTTGGCCTGGGTGACCACTTCGCGCAGGTAGTCGCGCACGGATCCGAAGCGTTCGAAGTACTCATTCATCAGGTTCCGGGCCTCGTCCACACCGATGCCCAGCTGCTTGGACAGTCCGAAGCTGGAGAGGCCGTAGGCCAGGCCGTAGCTCATGGCCTTGACTTTGGAGCGCTGCTCGGCGCTGACCTCCTCAGTGCCCACACCGAAGACCCGGGCGCCCACGAAGTTGTGCAGGTCCTCGCCGGCCTTGAACGCGTCGATCAGCGCCTCGTCCCCGGAGAGATGGGCCATGATGCGCATCTCGATCTGCGAATAGTCGGCGGTCAGCAGGCTCTCATACCCATCGCCGACCACGAAGGCGTCCCGGATCAGCCGGCCCGCCGCAGTGCGCACCGGGATGTTCTGCAGATTGGGATGCAGGGAGGAGAGCCGGCCGGTGGCGGCCACCGTCTGGGCGTAGGTGGTGTGGATGCGACCGCCCTGGACCGATTCGATGAGCCCGGTGACGGTCTGGCGCAGCTTGGTGGCATCCCGGTGTGCCATCAGGTTGACCAGGAACTGGTTGCCCGGGGTCTCCGGGGAGGTCTTGGTCAGCAGGTCCTGCAGAGTCTCCACGTCGGTGGAGTAGCCGGTCTTGTTCTTCCGCACCCCCGCCGTGGGCAGCTCCAGCTCCTCGAAGAGCACGGTCTGCAGCTGCTTGGGCGAGCCAAGCTTCACTTCATGGCCGACCACGTCATAGGCCGCCTGGGCCGAGGCCTCGATGCTCCGGGCGAACTCTGCGTCGAGCTCCTGGAGCATCTCGGTGCTGACCGCGATACCGGTGAGCTCCATCTGCAGCAGGATCTCCGCCAGCGGGATCTCCATCTCGTAGAACAGCTGCTCGGCCTTGCGGTCCACCAGCTCGGCGTGCAGGCGGGAGGAGAGGCTGTGCAGCAGCATGCCGCGCACCCCCGCCCGGGCCAGGTCTTCCTCGGTGACGCCGGGGACAGGCTCCTGGGCGGCGTCGAAGAGCGAGCCTTGGACCGGCTCCTCCCCGGATCCTGCGAACCGCTCCCCGCCGATGTAGTCCGAGGGTTCGGTCGAGCTGCTCAGGTGCTGGGCGACCAGATCGTCGAAGGCGAAGTTCCGCCGGTCAGGCTGAACGAGGTAGCCGGAGATCAGCGTGTCCTCCACCGCGCCGCGCAGCGGCAGGCCGCGCCACGCCAGGCGCTTGCCCGCGTCCTTGACGTCATGGAGCAGCTTGGGCTTCTCCGCAGCGAGCAGCCAGTCGGCGAGGGCCGATTCCAGCTCCTCATCGGCAGAACTCAGCGGAACGGCGAGCGCGGTCACCGGCTCCCGGGACGGTTCACCCTCGTGCTGATGCGGCGCGGGGACCAGGACCACGGCCAGCGCCTCAGCGGTCCGCGCCGCCTCATCGCGCTGGGCCTTGGTGGATCGCGACTCCCCCGAGCGGTCCAGGCACAGGCTCAGCGCCAGCGGGGCCTCCTCATGCTCGCTGAGGAACGTGTTCAGCTCCGCAGCTGAGGCGGCCACCCGCACCTCCGGCAGGGCCTCGGTGGGCTCAGCGGAGAGGTCGGCCTCCGGGAAGCGACTGGCGAAGACTTCGAAGAGCCGCTCACGGATCTGGTTGAACTGCAGAGCATCGAAGAGCGGCTCCACCGCTTCACGGTCCGGAGAGGTGAGCAGGCAGTCTTCGAGCTGGACCGGCAGGTCGAGGTCGCGGACCAACCAGTTGAGCTCCAAGTTGCGCTCGACGTCGGCCAGGGCGGCGCGCAGGTTCTCGCCCACTTTGCCCCGGATGTCCTCGGCGTGGGCGATGATCTCGGCCGCGGAGCCGTATTCGGTGATCCACTTGGCCGCCGTCTTCGGGCCGACCTTGGGCACTCCGGGCAGGTTGTCCGCACTCTCGCCGACCAGTGCCGCCAGATCGCGGTAGCGCTGCGGAGGCACCAGATACTTGGCCTCCACCCCGGCGGGGTCCAGGCGGACCGATTTGGAGACTCCGGAGGTCGGGTAGTCCAGGTGGGTGTTCTCGGTGACCAGCTGCAGGGCGTCGCGGTCCCCAGAGACGATCAGCGTCTGCCAGCCGGCCTCCTCCGCCTGGGTGACGTAGGTGGCCACGATGTCGTCGGCCTCATAGCCTTCCACGGTCACCGCAGGGATCCGCAGCGCCTCAGCCACCTGCTTGATCAGGTCGATCTGGCCGCGGAACTCCTCCGGGGTCTTGTCCCGTCCGCCCTTGTACTCGTCATAGGACTGGTGGCGGAAGGTCGGAGTGTCCAGGTCGAAGGCCAGCGCCACATGGGTGGGCTGCTCCTCGCGGATGAGTTTGAGCAGCATATTGGTGAAGCCGTGCACGGCATTGGTGTACTGCCCGGAATCGGTGATGAAGCTCTCCGGGGGCAGGGCGTAGAAGGCACGGAAGGCCATGGAGTGGCCATCGACCACCAACAGCTTCTTGGGGGACTCGCTCGCGGGGTTCACAGGGCTCGGGTTCACAGGACAAGCCTATCGATAGAGTGGCCCCTATGAGCGATTCCACCCCCGAGATCACTGCCCCTGAGACCACCGCCCCCGCCGGACCGACACCCTTCCCCACTGACGCGGAGCGCCGCGCGCTGCTCGAGGAGAGCGGCATCCCGGAGGAGTTCCATCACCTGCTGGGCCCGCACGGCGTGGCACCGCTGAACCGCAGGCTGGGCATCCGGATGGTGGAGATGTCCGCGGAGCGCATGGTGGCCACGATGCCGGTGGCCGGCAATGAGCAGAACGTGGGGATCCTCCACGGGGGCGCCCATTTCGTGCTTGCCGAGTCGTTGGGCTCAGTGGCCGCGCTGCTGCACGTCTACCAGAACCTCGGTGAGGTCCATCCGACAGTGGGCACCGAGCTCAGCGCCACCCACCACCGCTCGGTCAGCGAGGGAACGGTGACCGCCACCTGCACGCCGCTGAACCTGGGGCGGCAGATGACCAGCCACGAGATCGTGATGCGCGACGACGCCGGACGCCGCCTCTCCACCGCGCGGATGACCAATATGATCCTGCGGCCGCGCTGAGCCTCAGTCCTGCAGCAGCTCCGTCAGAGCCTGGTCGATGGCGGCCGCGTGCTTCTCCGCGGTGTAGCGGTCGCGCACCACGGCAAGACCCTGCTCGCCGAGGCGGTGCAGCTGCTCCGGGTCCGCCAGGACCTCGCTGAGCACCCGCTGCAGGGAGTCCGCGCTTCCGGTGGCGTAGTACCGGCCGGTCTGTCCCTCGATCACCGCTTCGATCTCGGGGCTGGAGTCCGGGTGCCCGTCTTCGGCCACCACGGGTACGCCGAAGCTCAGCGCCTGAGTGACGTTCAGTCCGGCCCCACCGATGGAGACGGCCACATCGGCGCGGGCATAGAGCTCGCTGAGCCGCTCGTAGTCATAGACCGCACCCAGGAACTCGGCCTCGACGCCCAGGGCGGCGAACTTCTCCTCCAGCCGGGGACGCTCAGCCCCATCGCCGACCACCACCACGCGCGGGCGAGGCGCCTCCTCCGGGAAGGCATGAAGCGCCTCGGCCAGAGTGTCCAGTCGGTGACGTGCTGTGAGGCGGGAGCTGTAGATGATCGTGGGGCGGCCGGCGTCGGGGCCCTGCTCAGCCCGGCGCTGGTCCGCGGCGTGGCCTTCCTCCGCGGCCTGGCCGGTCAGCGACTCCGGGTAGATGCTGTTGTAGACGACCTTGATCTTCTGCTCCGGGACGCCATAGGAGACCCCGAGCTCCTTGGCTCGGTCGCCGTAGACGAGCAGGCCGTCAGCCAGGGCGTAAAAGGCCAGGCGCAGCCGACGCTTGGCGCCGCTCTCCGGGCGCTTCCAGCCGTGGCCCCAGAAGATGACCCGACGGCGCCGCAGCTTGCCGACCACAAGCGCCGCCCAGGCGGAGAGGGTGTAGATGCGTCCGGCCAGCACATAGGCATCATGGCCGCCGGTGAAGACATCGCGGACCTGGCCGTCCTCCCACCACAGGGGCCCGAAGGTACGGAAGGTCATCGGAGTGACATGACTCAGGACATCCTCAGAGGCAGGCTGGATGCGGTCGGCCGCAGCGCCTTCTGAGTTCTTGAACCGTCCGACCAGGTCATAGGAGATCCTGCGGGACTTCAGCAGATTCTTCAGCAGGGGCTCACGGTAGTGGGCAACTGTCGGTTGGACCACGAAGTAGACCCTGGGCTTTTCCATCGGAGGGGATGACGGGAATCGAACCCGCGTCGTCGGTTTGGAAGACCGAAGCTTTACCATTAAGCTACATCCCCGCTCTGCCGGCCCTCCTGCGGTCCGGCGTCGCGCTGTGAACGCTCCACATATCTTAGCCCCAGCCTGCACGGCTATGCCAAATCCGGCGGGCAGAAGCCGTTAGAGTCGGTACGTGCATTCACAGGACCACGCTCGGCAGGAGTACCTCCAGCGCCTGGACGAGGCCGCCCAGGCCCACCGCGGCGCCGCACAGCGACTGCAGGAGACCACCCGCTTCCCGGAGCGCTGGGAGCCGCTGCGCCGAGCGCACGAACGCCGTGCCGCCGATCTCGCCTCGCGGGCGGAGGACCCCCGGCCGGAGCAGGAGCACAGCACTGCCGCCCTCGCCGCGGCCCGGCCGCACCAGCTGATCGAACAGACTCTGAACGCCGCCGCCGAACTGCCCACCGGCGAGCCCGGGATCTCCCGTCCGAGGCTGCAGCTGCGCATCGGCATCATCTGCGATCGCTTTCTCTACGACACCTTCACCGGCTTGGCCCAGCTAGTCCCGATCACCCCGAGCAGCTGGCGGGAGCATCTCGGCCAGGTGGATCTGCTGCTGGTGGCCGCCACCTGGCGCGGCCATGACGGCGCCTCCTGGGACGTCACCGCCCCCGAAGCCGCCGCGAACCGCCGCATGCTCATCGAGGAGATCCTGCCTGCCTTCCGCCGGGAGGGAACACCCACGCTGTTCTACGGCAAGGAGGATCCGCCGGACTACCGAGAGTTCCTCGACGTCGCCCAGGCCTGTGAGCACATCGCCACCACCGCCGAGGAGATGCTGCCGCGCTATGCCCAGGACTGTCCGCAGGCGCGCAGCATCTCTGTGCTGCCCTTCGCGGTGAACCCGCAGCTGCACACCCCACTGGGCTCTCGGCGTCCGCGTCCCGGTCCCGCTGAGCATCCGGTGGCTCCCCAGGACCTGATCTTCTTCGCCGGCTCATGGATGGGGAAGAAATACCCGCAGCGGGCCCGCTATGCCCGGTGGATCCTAGACGGCGTGCTGGCCGCCGGACGCCCCTTCGCCCTGGTGGACCGCTATTGGGGCGCGAAGAACCCGGTGACCGGACTGCCCACCCCCAACCAGCTGGTGCCCTTCGAGTATTGGCCCCACCGCAGCGAGTCCATGGCTCATGACGAGCTGATGCAGCTGCAGCGCGTCACCGATGTGGCGGTGAACTTCAATTCGGTGACCGACTCCATGACGATGTTCGCCAACCGTGTCCTGGAGCTGCAGGCCTCCGGAACCATGGTGCTCTCCACCTACAGCCGCGGAGTCGACGCTCGGTACCCGCAGGTGCATACGGCCCGTTCCGCCGAGGACGTCAGGCGGCGCTTGGAGCGTCTCGACCTGGAGGAGCTGCGTGCGGTGCAGTCCACCGGCATCCGTGAGGTCTTCCTGCGCCACCACGGAGCCGACCTTCTGGCCGCCGCCGCCCGCCGCACCGGCCTCGAGGTCTCTCTGCCCCAGGAACGGGTGGTGGCGGTGACCGAGGAGATCACTGCCGAGCTCACCTCCGCCATGGAGGCCCAGCAGCTTCCCGACGGCGCTCAGCTCACCCTGACCACGTGGGAGCAGCTGGACTCTGCTCAGGTCGACATCCTGCTGCCGGTCAGCGCAGAGCATCACTATCCGCCCCACTACGCGGCCGATCACCTGGCCGCATTCCGCTACCAGTCCGCACCTGCCACGGCGACGGTGCCCGGCACCGCTGAGAAGACCGACCACCTGGTGCACCGGCACGTCCATGGCTGCGCGCAGGTGCCCGGATTCGCCGTGGAGCTCAGCGCCTGGTGGCTGCCCGGGCTGGATGATCTGACTGCTCTGAACCCGCAGGCGCTGCGGGAGCTGGCCCAGCGGCGGCGGATCTACCTGCTCCCCCATGGTCAGCACTGGGAGGCTCCGCCGAAGGACCCCTTCGAAAAAGAGATCGCGGGCTCTGCCGCCCGCCGGCCCTCAGCCCAGCAGCAGCTGGCGGGCCGAGCGCGTCGGAGCCTGCAGCAGCTCAGGCAGAGCCGTGCGGGACGAGCCGCAGCGGTCATCTACCGCCACACGGTGAAACCCTCGGACCAGGGGCTGCGCGAGGAGCTGGAGGCCGTCACCGCTGACATCGCCGTGATCGACGAGGTCTATGACCAGCTGCAGATCCCGCAGCGCGAAGCTGCGGCCGAAGCCGCCCGGCGTCAGCTCACCGAGCGCCGATACTCCTCGTAGCGGGAGCCGGCGGCCGCCTGGAGCATGCCGCGGCCCTCGCGGAGATAGGCTGCATCCGCATAGCGCACCGGTCGGCGCCGCAGTCTGCGCGCGCCGTAGGCGAGGATGCCGTAGGTCAGCCGTGCTGTGCCTTCTGCGGCCACGCGCAGCCGGCCGTGCCCACGTCGGGTCAGCTTCAGAGCACGGACATGGCCGGCACGGACTCCCCGCTGCCGCATCCACTCCTCGGTGAGCCGCTCAGCGGGGACGTCCTCCTCCACCTGCGCCTCGGCGCACCACCAGGAGACCGCCCCGGCGGACTGCATCCGCTCGAAGAGGTCCGAATCCTCGCCGCCGGTGAAGTTGAAGGCGGTGTCGAAGCGGAAGCCGCGGCGGGTGAACCATTCGGCGCGGACCAGCACGTTGTTGGTGGCTGGACGGTAGGCCCACGGCCCGGTGGGGAAATCGCTGCGCCGGATGAAACCGGTGCGCTCGATCCGCTCGGCCTCCTCAGCCGGGACGATCGATGCCACGGGCCCGGAGACGGTGTCCGCTCCGCTGCGCCGGGCGCACTCCAGCAGAGCGTCGAGCCACCCGGGGCGGACCCTCTCGTCGTCGTCGACGAAGATCACCGCCTGAGCGTCCTGCGGAACAGCCTCCACGGCGGCGTTGCGCGCGGCGGCGATGCCCGGCTCCGACTCGTGGACATAGCGAGCCTCGGGGTAGAGCCTCCCGACGACCTCCGCGGCCTGGCCCTCCGGGGAGTTGTCCACCACGATCACCTGGGGAGCCTGATCATCGCGCCCGGCGGCACGCACCGAGGTCAGCAGATCCGCGAGCAGATCGTTGCGGCGGTAGGTGCACACGCAGATCCAGCTGTGCTCGTAGGTCGGTGTGCTCATGGGCGCAGGAACGTCCTCAGCAGTGCGGAGTACCGCTCGCCCAGCCGCGGCAGGTCGGCATGCTCGGCGACCCAGCGCCGCCCGGTCCGGCAGACAGGGGTCGACTCCGGGTCGCGGGCCAGCTCGGTGAAGGTCTCGGACAGCGCCTCGACGCTGCTGTCCACCACAGAGACGTTCTCCGCGTGGGAGAGGATCTCGGCGGCCTCGCCGGTGACGGTGGCGGTGATGTGCTTGCCCAGCCCCATCAGCTCGAAGGTCTTCGACGGCACGGTCCAGGCGAAGGAGGCCCAGTCGGTGCGCAGACTCACCAATGCGGTGTCCGCCCATCGGTAGTGCTCCCAGACCTGCTCGCCGTGGACGGCGTCGTGGAACTCCACCGCTGGGCATCCCTCTGCGAGAGCTTTCAGCTGATCCTTCTGGGTTCCGGAGCCCACCAGGCGCAGGGTGACTTCCACCTCGCCGCGCTCGACGATGCGCCTGACCGCACGGATGACCGTCTCCAAGGCCTGGCTCTCACCATGATTACCCAGATAAGCCACGCGGAGCTCACCGGCACGGCGTCGCCGGTGCTCCAGCTGCGGGATCTGCTCCAGCGTGACGCCGTTGCTGATGGTCTCGACGCGATCCACCCCGCGGCCGCGCAGGCGCTCAGCGAAGCCGGCGGTGACGGTGACGACCAGCTCGGCGCGGCGCTGGACGCTGGTGACCGCCGCCTCCATGAGGCGGCCGGCCGGCCCTGCCCGGACTTCCGCCTCACGGGCCAGCTCGGGCCAGGCATCGCGCATATCCACGACCAAGGGGGCCCGGCGCAGTCGGGCGGCCAGCCAGCCGGCGCAGATGACCGGAAGCGCCGGCACGGTGGCCAGGACGACGTCCGGCCGCGGCGCTGCGACGGCCCGTGGGACCATCATCATCGAGGACACGGCGTCGGAGAGGAAGCGGCCCACCCGCGAATTGCGCAGCAGAAGGTACGGGGTGCGGCGGACGGCCTCCCCCGCCGGGCCCCGCTGGGGCTTCATCGTGAAGGCCCCCACGGACATCTGTTCGACCGGGGTATGGCGCGCATTGGCTGCGGGGGTGATCACGTCCACCTCCCAGCCGTCGGCGATCAGCGACTCCGTCAGTCGCTGCCAGCGGCGCTGCGGCGGAGTGCTCTCAGGCCAATAGGAATGGATGAGCAGCTGCAGCCGAGGTTTCGCCTGAGACATCACTCAGCCGCGACCTCACCGGTGGGGGTCTCCTCCTGCTGGGCGGGCTGGTCCTGCTGGGCGGGCTGGTCCTCGCCGGACTCCTCCTGCACCTCGAGGTACTCCATGAGGCCGTCCATGTTGTCGTTGCGCAGGGAGCGCCGCAGCAGCTCCATCATGGACTCGTCCTGAAGGATCACCTGGGCACCGCCGGCGGTGGTGGCCTGTTCACCGGTGGGGATGGTGAACATGTGGATGTCCTCAGAGCGCACATCCGACATCTCCAGCGCGTAACCGGCCACAGTGTCGGCGTCGAGGCCCTCATCCATGCTGAGATAGGGCACGATGCCGTTGACCACGTCCATCACCCGCTGAGGGCTCGTCAGCGTGTCGGCGGAGAGGAAACGGTCGACGATGGCTTTGACCACCAGCTGCTGATTCTCCACGCGGATGTAGTCACCGGTGGGGAATGACTTGCGTTCGCGGACGAAGCGCAGCGCGTCGGCCCCCTCGAGCCGGATGTCTCCTTCGGGGAAGAAGGCCGGGTTGTGCTGGCCTGCGGAGAAGGATCGCGGGTTGTCGACGTAGACCCCGCCCAGCGCGGTGGTCAGATCGCTGAAGCCGGTGAAGTCGATCGTGGCCACGTGGTCGATATGGGTGTTCAGCAGCTCCTCGACGGTGTCCACCACGAGCTCTTCGCCGCCGAAGCCCAGCGCGGTGTTGATCCGGCCCTCCCCTTCACCCGGGACATCGACCCAGAGGTCGCGCACCAGGGACATGATGTAGACCCCGGAACGGTCGGCGGGGATATGGGCCAGCATCATCGTGTCGGAGCGTTGGCCCTCGATGTCGCCGATCTGCTCGCGATAGGAGGCCTCATCGTCACCGCGGCTGTCGCTGCCCAGCAGCAGGATGTTGATGGTGCCGTCGCTGGTCCGATGGGCGGTGTCGTCCTCCATCTGCAGTTCCAGCACATTGCGCTGATCGTCGAAAGCGCTGCGCAGCTGATACAGATAGATCCCGACGACGGCGACTGCGGCCACCACCAGGACGGCCACTGCGCTCAGCGTCCACGCCGCGACGCGACGGCGGCGACGCCTCTTCTGCTCGGGCGCCTGCCCCTCCGGGAGCGGGGCGGAGCTGTCAGGCGCGTCCGGCTGGGCACCGGGCCGCGCGCGGCGGGGCCGGTGCGGTGGCCGGGAAGGATGCTCGTCATGCACCCATTCATGCTAGCCGAGGAATCTTGACAGTTAGTGAAGGGTCACCAGCGTCCCTGCCGTGGGCGGGGCTGGCAGCGCGGGCACCAGGAGGACGAGCGACCCATGAAGGGGGTCCGGCGGATGAGCGTCTCCACACCGGCATCGGCGCAGCGCCTGCAGGGCTGCCCCTGCCGGCCGTAGCACTGCAGGGACCGGTCGAAATAGCCTGAGGCGCCGTTGACATTGACATAGAGCGCATCGAAGCTGGTCCCGCCGGCAGCCAATGCGGCCTCCATCACCTCCCTGACTGCGGTGAGCAGCCGTGCCGTCTCGGCCCGGGTGATGGTCTCGGTTCGGCGGGCGAAGTGCAGTCCGGCCAGCCAGAGCGCCTCATCGGCATAGATGTTGCCCACTCCGGAGAGCAGCTGCTGATCCAGCAGGGCGCGCTTCAGCCCCGAACGCCGCCGGCGCAGCGCCCTGAACAGCGTCTCCGCAGTCACGGCGGGCTCCAGCGGGTCAGGGGCGATGTGGGCCGCAGCCTCAGGTACTGTCCCGCTGGGGTGGGAAGCGGGAATCAGCGGGGAGATCTGCATCCCGCCGAAGATGCGCTGATCCACAAAACGCAGCTGTGCCGGTTCGGCCCCGCTGAGGCTCAGCGTGATCTTCAGATGCTTCTGCCGGGGAGCCTCGCTGTCCTCGATGAGCACCTGGCCGCTCATCCCCAGGTGGATGAGCAGCGCGGCGCCCGCCGGCACGCCGGGTGCGGATCCGCCAGGGTCAGATCCGCCAGCCTCAACGACGTTCAGCGGGATCCAGAGGAACTTGCCGCGCCGCTGCGGGGTGCCGAGCTGGGCACCTGCCAGGCTCTCGACGAAGTGATCGGGCCCCTCGATGTGGCGGCGCAGACTGCGGGGGTCGTGCACCTCAGCGCGGCGCACGCTGCGTCCGGCAGCCCAGGTCTCGACGCCGCGGCGCACCACTTCGACTTCAGGAAGCTCTGGCATGGGCCTCCTCCGCTCAGGCGGGTGTGCCGGGTGCCCGGTCCAGGACCAGGGTGAGGATGTCGTCGCTGCCGGAGAGTCCGACCAGCTCCTCCACTGTGGCGCGGGCAGCTTCCCGCTCGGCCTCCTTCTTGGAGGGGCCGGATCCGGAGGCGTAGGAGGTTCCGCCCATCGTGAGCGTGGCCGTGTAGGACTTGTCGTGGTCGGGGCCGAAATCCTCGATCACGTAGCGGATGTCGCCGAGCTCCCGCTCCGAGGCGATCTCCTGGATGGTGGTCTTCCAGTCCTTGCCCGCAGTCATCGCCTCCTTGTCGGAGAGCAGCGGGGTGACCAGGCGCAGCACGAGCTTCCGGGCCGTCTCAAGCGAGGTGGAGAGATAGGCCGCTCCGATGAGCGCCTCCATGGTGTCGGCGAGGATGGAGTCCTTCTGCTGGCCTTTGGTTCGGCGCTCTCCGGTGCCCAAGCTGATGTGCGGGCCGATGTCCAGGCTGCGGGCGATCCGCGCCAGGGACCGGGTGCTCACCAGCGCAGAGCGCAGCTTGGCGAGGTCGCCCTCGGGAAGGTCCGGGTAGCTCCGGTAGAGGTAATCGGTGACGGAGAATCCCAGCACGGAGTCGCCCAGAAACTCCAGGCGCTCGTTGGTGGGGATGCCGTCGTTCTCGTAGGAGTACGAGCGATGCGTCAGGGCAAGACGAAGAGTCTCGGGGGCAATATGCACCCCGAGACTCTTCGTCAGCTCTTCGTGTCCCTCCACGTTCATACGAGGGGACTCAGGCGTCGGCGACTTTGCGACCCTTGTACTCGTAGAACAGGGCGGAGCCGGCCGAATCGGTCACCAGCTTGGCCTGGTGGGGCTTGCTGTAGACCACACGGCCGTTCTCCACAGTCTTCACCAGCTTAGGGGCCTCAGCCTTCCACTGGGAACGGCGGTGACGGGTGTTGGCACGGGACTTCTTCCGCTTCGGAACAGCCACAGCGTCTCTCTTCTCTCTCGATGGTGGTCAGTTGTCTTGGTCAGTGTTCAAGTCTAGGTCCGCCAGAGCGGCCCAGCGGGGGTCGAGCTGCTCATGAGCATGCTCCGGGTCCTCCTCCATGCGGAATCCGCACTGGGAGCAGAGTCCCGGGCAGTCCTCTCGGCAGACCGGTTGGAACGGCAGCGCCGAGACCATCAGGTCCCGCAGCACCGGCTCCAGGTCGATGATGAGATCCTCACCGATGACCCGCTCATCCTCACTGTCGGCCTCCTCCGCATCGGACTGAGCCCGATCCGGATAGACGAACAGCTGCATGACGTCCACAGTGAGCGGATAGCCGATCTCATCGAGGCAGCGCCCGCACTGTCCGGCCACCTGCGCCGAGGCGGTGCCGGTCAGCAGCACGCCCTCATGCACAGATTCAAGCCGCAGGTCGAGGTCGAGATCGCTGCCTTCCGGGAAGCCGACCAGCACCGCCGCGAAATCCGCGGGGACCGCGGCCGTCCTGTTCAGATGCTGCTGAGTGCCGGGCTTGCCCTTCAGCTCTTTCACATCCACGGAGAGCTCGGTCATGGCCATCACTCCCCCTTGGAACGTCGCGGTGAAACTTCTGGTGAATCTTCTTGATAGACGGCAGACATCAAGACCGACATAACAGTCTATCAGAGATCCGCCGCGAACTCCTTGAGCCAGCCGCGCAGATCTGTGCCGAGGTCTTCACGGTCCACGGCCAGGGTCACCACAGCCTTGATGTAGGAGAGCTTATCGCCGGTGTCATAGCGGCGACCGCGGAAGATGACCGCGTGCACTCCGCCGCCCTGCTCGACCGGCTTGGAGGCCATAGCCTCCAGCGCGTCGGTCAGCTGGATCTCATCGCCCTTGCCGGGAGGAGTCTGCTCCAACTGATCGAAGATCGCCGGGTGCAGGACGTAGCGGCCGATCACGGCCAGGTTCGACGGCGCATCAGCCGGCTCGGGCTTCTCCACCATACCTCCGACCGGGACGACCTCCGCGCCGGACTCGGTGAAGCGGTCCTCAGCCTTGTCCCGGCCCCGCGCGTCGATCACGCCGTAGGCGGAGATGTTCTCCTCCGGGACCTCCATGACGGCGATGACGGAGCCGCCCAGCCGCTGCTGGGTCTCCAGCATGGTGGTCAGCAGCTCGTCGCGCGCATCGATGAGGTCATCGCCCAGGAGCACGGCGAAGGGCTCATCGCCGACGTGCTGCCGGCCGCAGAGCACAGCGTGGCCCAG is part of the Nesterenkonia lacusekhoensis genome and encodes:
- a CDS encoding glycosyltransferase family 4 protein, encoding MSQAKPRLQLLIHSYWPESTPPQRRWQRLTESLIADGWEVDVITPAANARHTPVEQMSVGAFTMKPQRGPAGEAVRRTPYLLLRNSRVGRFLSDAVSSMMMVPRAVAAPRPDVVLATVPALPVICAGWLAARLRRAPLVVDMRDAWPELAREAEVRAGPAGRLMEAAVTSVQRRAELVVTVTAGFAERLRGRGVDRVETISNGVTLEQIPQLEHRRRRAGELRVAYLGNHGESQALETVIRAVRRIVERGEVEVTLRLVGSGTQKDQLKALAEGCPAVEFHDAVHGEQVWEHYRWADTALVSLRTDWASFAWTVPSKTFELMGLGKHITATVTGEAAEILSHAENVSVVDSSVEALSETFTELARDPESTPVCRTGRRWVAEHADLPRLGERYSALLRTFLRP
- a CDS encoding LCP family protein → MHDEHPSRPPHRPRRARPGAQPDAPDSSAPLPEGQAPEQKRRRRRRVAAWTLSAVAVLVVAAVAVVGIYLYQLRSAFDDQRNVLELQMEDDTAHRTSDGTINILLLGSDSRGDDEASYREQIGDIEGQRSDTMMLAHIPADRSGVYIMSLVRDLWVDVPGEGEGRINTALGFGGEELVVDTVEELLNTHIDHVATIDFTGFSDLTTALGGVYVDNPRSFSAGQHNPAFFPEGDIRLEGADALRFVRERKSFPTGDYIRVENQQLVVKAIVDRFLSADTLTSPQRVMDVVNGIVPYLSMDEGLDADTVAGYALEMSDVRSEDIHMFTIPTGEQATTAGGAQVILQDESMMELLRRSLRNDNMDGLMEYLEVQEESGEDQPAQQDQPAQQEETPTGEVAAE
- the mutM gene encoding bifunctional DNA-formamidopyrimidine glycosylase/DNA-(apurinic or apyrimidinic site) lyase, coding for MPELPEVEVVRRGVETWAAGRSVRRAEVHDPRSLRRHIEGPDHFVESLAGAQLGTPQRRGKFLWIPLNVVEAGGSDPGGSAPGVPAGAALLIHLGMSGQVLIEDSEAPRQKHLKITLSLSGAEPAQLRFVDQRIFGGMQISPLIPASHPSGTVPEAAAHIAPDPLEPAVTAETLFRALRRRRSGLKRALLDQQLLSGVGNIYADEALWLAGLHFARRTETITRAETARLLTAVREVMEAALAAGGTSFDALYVNVNGASGYFDRSLQCYGRQGQPCRRCADAGVETLIRRTPFMGRSSSWCPRCQPRPRQGRW
- the rnc gene encoding ribonuclease III, translated to MEGHEELTKSLGVHIAPETLRLALTHRSYSYENDGIPTNERLEFLGDSVLGFSVTDYLYRSYPDLPEGDLAKLRSALVSTRSLARIARSLDIGPHISLGTGERRTKGQQKDSILADTMEALIGAAYLSTSLETARKLVLRLVTPLLSDKEAMTAGKDWKTTIQEIASERELGDIRYVIEDFGPDHDKSYTATLTMGGTSYASGSGPSKKEAEREAARATVEELVGLSGSDDILTLVLDRAPGTPA
- the rpmF gene encoding 50S ribosomal protein L32, with amino-acid sequence MAVPKRKKSRANTRHRRSQWKAEAPKLVKTVENGRVVYSKPHQAKLVTDSAGSALFYEYKGRKVADA
- a CDS encoding YceD family protein, with translation MAMTELSVDVKELKGKPGTQQHLNRTAAVPADFAAVLVGFPEGSDLDLDLRLESVHEGVLLTGTASAQVAGQCGRCLDEIGYPLTVDVMQLFVYPDRAQSDAEEADSEDERVIGEDLIIDLEPVLRDLMVSALPFQPVCREDCPGLCSQCGFRMEEDPEHAHEQLDPRWAALADLDLNTDQDN
- the galU gene encoding UTP--glucose-1-phosphate uridylyltransferase GalU codes for the protein MSSTTSIRKAVIPAAGLGTRFLPATKAMPKEMLPVVDEPAIQYVVAEAAGAGLDDILMITGSNKKAMEDHFDSAPALEATLRAKGDEKKLAAVNKATELGEIHYVRQGEAKGLGHAVLCGRQHVGDEPFAVLLGDDLIDARDELLTTMLETQQRLGGSVIAVMEVPEENISAYGVIDARGRDKAEDRFTESGAEVVPVGGMVEKPEPADAPSNLAVIGRYVLHPAIFDQLEQTPPGKGDEIQLTDALEAMASKPVEQGGGVHAVIFRGRRYDTGDKLSYIKAVVTLAVDREDLGTDLRGWLKEFAADL